The stretch of DNA AATAAGAATATCTCAGGATAGAAGGCGATGTGCAAACTTCCAAAACATTTGAACTTCTGTGAATTACTCATGAATCACCTTTCGCCTGTCCAACAGAACACTAATCTACATAGAGAAATAGTGGAATTGCGCAGCAGCATGACTGCACGAGAATAGCACCTCACCTCCTCAAACTTTTCAAAGTTTTGTGTGTCCAACTCATCATTAACCTCAGGAATGAAAGCTGCTTCCATCTGATATAGTTTCTCCCACTCAACACCTCCAAACCATGGATGTGCCTGCATAAACACATTGTGCCATCAATCATGAAATGTTCAACATTATGTAACACTGCAAATAATCTGTTAATGTATACCTTTATCTCATGTGCACCTTTTGTTCCAAGTCTCTGATCCACATTACACAGTAGCTTGCTAATGAGATCTTTAGCTTCTAGTGAAAGTCTGGCCTCTTCAGGGAATTTTAGATGACTTCTCCAATTCACTATCTGCAAATTGCAGTCGCATAAGGTGTAAGAAGAAGAATCTGAAAGCAAAAGGGTTTTTCTTTCTTGCAAAAACATGACCTAGAAGTATGCAACACTTGAATAACTGGCATAGAAACAACAAATACCTTCCTACATGTTGACATTGGGTCTTCAGAATAAAATGGTGGATATCCCACAAGCATTTCGAACATAATTGCACCAAGTGACCACCTATGAAAAGTCAATGTAAGCAAAAGGACACCATTGGATGTGTACTGCACAAGTTCATAAGATCAAACTAACCAGTCACATTCCATTCCATATCCTTTCTTCAGAAGTACCTCGGGTGCAATGTAATCAGGTGTACCAACAGTAGAATAAGCCTACAAATTTCATAGACCATGCACATAAATACAGAGTCATGATATGAAACAGGACCAGGCATGAGTTTTAAACAGATGACCACTCTGAGCCATTCCATATGTAATGTACTGAGGACTACATTTCACCTTAGGTGGAATGAAATTTCATTTTCTCCATGTATCTATGCAAAAGACCCTTAGAGTTTGAAGACAATAATATCTTGAAACCTTTCACCTTCCGCTCATGCAATCATGTTTCACGTACATAATAATGGCACATGTATAGATGTTCTTGACTTCTTATAACCTGATTTTAGTACATTAGTGTTCTTTATAACTCCTAGCCTACCCCGACTTGCTTCAGACGCAAAGGCTTTGTTGTTGTCGGTGGCATTGTGCTCTCTATTACAACATTGTGTATAAGAAATGTCACTGTAAAGCCTACACTGTGTACCTCATTAGAACAAATTCATGTTCACAAGCAGATACAAGCTAATTTATTGTGTAGTAGAGTTGTATAATGAAGTAGCAACCAAGATTTGTATTGCCATATCTACAATGAAATGATGGGAGTCAAAATTTACATAGCTAGGCACCTACCAACATCCTCCGATTCTTCTGCCAATGTAGTAGTTGTTCCTGTTGTGTCCGCCTGGGGGCAGTAGAGTTACTGGATTGCTTATCACCATCTGATGATGGATTGGTGCTCTTACCTGCTGCATAGTCAAGGTCACTCAGATTTGGGAAGCTACTGCTATCTAGAGGTTTACACAAGCCGAAATCTGAAAGCTTCAAGTGGCCACTTCGATCTAGCAACAAATTGTCAGGCTTGATATCCCTGGAAAGTGATAACAATGACTGAATAAAAAAAATGCGATTAGATATACAGTGGTTCTTATTATTCAATGTTACCTATGAATATAACTATGCTTGTGAATGGATTCAATTGCTAGTATTGTCTCTGCAACGTAAAACTTAGATTCATCCTCAGTCAGTGTGTCCTTGCGCATGAGTAAAGTCATCATGTCACCACCAGGAAGGTACTCCATAATGAggtacagaaactcatcatctTGAAATGAGCAGTACAGCTTAACAATATAAGCACTATCAACCTCTGCAAGGAGGTTCCTTTCGGCTCTCACATGTTCAACCTAAAAATAATGCATTAGAGAAAAGAAAAGCTAGCTCGATAACATGGTACAGTTACTAGAGTTAACATCATGGAATACCTGTCCTCTTCGTAACATTTCAGACTTCTTAAGCTTTTTCATTGCATATACATTGGATGTAGCTTTTTCTCTACAAAGTCTCACCTGCAAAATATTAGAATGGGGTATAAAGCGGACGTAAGCAGCAGGCAGACACAGAAAACAGACATTATTGTCTCTTTAGAGACCTGCATGTATTGCAAGAAAACTACGATCTCTCGAAGTATTGAGTAAACTGATGCTCATTGCAGAACACCCAACTATATATTGTATTGTATCAAAGAGGATGACTCAAATAATTGTTACCTCCCCAAATGCACCTCTCCCAATAATGGTGAGCAATTCAAAGTCATCAACGCCCATTTTATGCCTTCGTAGGCGCATGTATTCTGTCTCCTTTTTTTCTAAATCTTTCAGGATATTGTTTTGCTCCTCTTGAGATACATCTGCATCTGCTAGCTTCCTCTCCAACATCCAACGCCTATAATATAGGTTGATATCAACATGGGTTGCAGCAAACTTAACCGGAACTCAACAATGTATTGCAGAGGCATGATCCAAAAGCAATATACAGCAGCAGTTTAATAAGGCCTACAGCAGTCCTAAAGAAGATGAGTCTTCAGGTGTAACTTATGACAAAAAGAGAATTGTGAATAGCCAAGAAAATAAGTCGCTTCTGCAAGAATTTGGTGCTAAGACCCATATTAATATAGACTGAACATCTAGATTACATATCAAAGTACAGAAGCAGACTGCAAGTTATACTTACTTCCACAATCCATAATTCCATATGAAGCTATATGTGCTCACAGTGCCATGCACactagggggggggggggggggggggggcactgAAAGGAAGTTGGGGCTAATTTCAGCTGTCAACTAGTTACAATTTATTCCCTTCTCTATGGCCAGATTGTTTCCTCACTATTGACCATATAAGTTGACATTTGTGAATGGTATATGTTCCACCTTGTTGGGTTAATCTGTTTTCTCAGTACAAAGGAAAATTAGCAGTTTGTAAGCCTTTGCAAACAGATGAAATGTCAACAGGCATACAGAACCCAGCTTTCCCTAAAAATGGTATAGACAAGCTAGCTAATAATAGCAAATGATCACTTATCACTTAGCAATTAATAAAAGACAGGCGCCAACTCAAAGTTACAGTCACTTGATAAATAGATCGATTCGCCAGCACCGACGCCCGCTCAAATCACCCAGGCACACGCGCATTGCCATCACAGCAGGAAGGAGGAGAGTGGACCGGAGTCACCGGACTGGACTGACTGACCTCTCCTTGCGCTCCTGGAGCGACTTCATCTGCGACTTGTAGTGGTTCTCGATGTACTGCTTGGCCGCCGCCACCTTCTGCTTGGTGGCGCTAGacagcgcctcctcctcccccgccgccgcggcggccatcctcgcggagccgccgccgccgccgttgggGGACGCCGACGCCGGCGCCTTGGCGCCCCGCTCCCTGTCCTTGTCCCGCGGCTGCAGCTTCTGGAGCCAGCTCCGAGCGGAATCCATGGGGGGCGGgtgtcgtcgtcggcggcggcggcggcgcggcgggatCGGATCAGCGCCGAGAAGGCGGCATTGGCGGGTGCGGCCGGGGGGGTGAGTTGAGTCGAGTTGAGTCAGTGGGTTGGGGTCCGGTCCCGCCTCCGCCCGCGCGGGATCTCCGGATCTGGTGGTTGCGCTAGGGTTCGGGCGCGCGGGAGGCACGGGCACGAGCGCCGCCGCGATTTGCTCTCGCGCTCCAGGCAAGTGGgcgctgctgcctgctgctggTGTGGGCTTCGATTCCGCTTCGATTCGAAGCTGCCTGCCTGCTGCGACTGCGAGAGGAAGAAGCGAAAGCACGCGGCGGCCACGTTGGCCGAGgaggaaaaaaagaaatatttgggACGCCCAATTATTACGACGTGCTGTTGATGCTGCCTGATTCTCTGTTTCACGTTGCAACGTTCAAAAGAGGCGAGGGCGCGTGTTTCGTGCATATAAACCTCTGTAAAAAAAATCGAATTGTAGTAAACCCCTGATTGTGTGTGGTGGTGCGGCTGCAACGCACACAGCCGAACAAACCTCATCCTAGACGAGGTGAATATTTGCGCACCATAAAGATACGGAGTATTTTTTGTGCTAAAATGAGTAGATGACGTCACATTCTAGCTAAAATACAGGATGTTTGGTTTGAGAAACCACATCATCCTAAACGAGAGGCGATGTGTCATGAGTTCATTCCTTAACAGCGTGTTTGGATTAATGAGTGGAACGGTCTAGAATGATTTGAACCTAAGTCTCAACCTAAACAGCATGTTTGGTTTGGTGGAGCGATCCACTCCGTTTGTTACGGGGTCATACCCTCCATCAGTATAAAGTTGTCATCGTCTCAGTCAAACGACATCATCCGTCAACTGCCAATTGAATACATTCTTTAATCCAAACATGGCATAGGTCCACTGGCATAGGCAAGGGGGGCTGGCAAGGGCTATGCCCCAACTCAACATGTCACAAAAAAACTTTACTAGTATaaatttagtatttttatttatactaAGAGATGTAAAAAAGTTCTTATCATATATACCTATTAGTACTATCTAGATaataaaatcatataaaatataaCTAGATAGTACTATGAAGCACATTAGCAAGGCTGGGATGTAAATCTTGAGGTTTACAAAATCACCTTGTCGTTTTGTTGTTAAGTTGTTGCCTACACTGGCAAAAGTCTTTAATCCTAGAATATGTGTAAGAAAATATATATCGTGTCAAGTTGATGAATTAAGCTATATGGTCATCACAAAGAACTTAaggcctgtttagattagacatgaaaatttttttggtgtcacatcgaatgtgtcggaaggatgtcggaaggggttttcaaaaaataataaaaaaacaaattacatagctcatctggaaactgcaagacaaatctactgagtataattaatctgtcattagcacatgtgggttactgtagcacttaaagctaatcatagactaactaggcttacaaaattcgtctcgcgattttcaaccaaactgtgtaattagtttatttttttaactacatttaatgtttcatgcatgtgtctaaagattcgatgggatggatgaaaaaattttggatggggaactaaacagggccttaaccaGTTTTGTTTATATGTTTGATCTTTTTTGGTCGACTCCTCCTATGTATAATTTCTCGCTCCACCACTGCACAGGTCATCATCAAATCTACTCCGCATGAGTTGGTGCCTGACCTgggatgtttggttgctagccatagtctaccacaactaactttagacaagtgtggcaagccacaaaaagtgtggctagcaaattggttgccacacttTGTCATGTCTAAAggaatcttgccacactttttaactctatgacatgtggagcccaaaagaatcatggctaaacttagttgtcaaccaaacacttgccaacttgatcaaacttgcctaaggtaaagtgtggcaaactgtgactagcaaccaaacagcctAGTCCTTCCACAATCCAAACACAATGCAGATTTGGTGGAATGTCTTCGTTCCTTATATTAACTCACGagaaatgaggtgatgatgtatAAAAAACAATAAATGAATAAATAATAGACTAATTCATTCTTCAAATCAAACATCCCCTAAGTGTCTGTTTTGACATGGCTCCTCGTTTAATAGCTCCTTCGTCgacagaagaagaagccacaaatcataacttctttttTTGTTAAGAAAAACTACTCTAGCTCCTCTTCTGTACGTCAAAAAACGTTCCTCCTTTTCCAGACGTTTATTAGAGGTCCTACTCTGCTGAAGCTGTCGCCGAAGCAGGAGTTGTGCCaaacaaattttaaaatttgtttATAAACGAATGAACCATTAATACTCCCCAACAACTAACAAAGGTGATTCAACATTTTGAGAGGGAGACTATTTAATCcaaatatatatgtaatatatgttttcttctagAAAAACATGGCCATGAGTTTATCGTGTACTCTCTCTtaaaaaatatttgttttactTTAAGACATCTTGTTTGACCATCCAAACAATGATGTTTGTCATGTGTTCAAAAAAAGGGAAGCAGCAAGGTGGCGCGTCTGCCCATGATGTATCTAGCAACGACACATGTCCCGATCACCCAGAATAGAGAAAGCAATGTACAGGTGTTTTGAAGAAGACACTATCGACACAATGATGTCATCAATTAAAAATGGGTTAATTTTCTTTAAATGAGCATAACTCTCTCAAACGTCTATTTTCAAATCAATTCGTATCATTGTGTTCTTTGCAACAAGATCTACAAAAACATGATAGATTTTGAAACGTATTTTTTGTTACTGTCAATTTGTGTTGAAACTATAGTACAACAAACTACGTAGCAACTTTTCTAGTCTTTTACATTAACAAATTGTTGTATATGTCTAATATAACTTTCTTCATGGACATAAAGTAAGTTATGTTATATCGTATAGTATACTATGTCTACTAGCACTTTTGATTTATGTAAATGCTATTTTTCAACTTACGTGTACCAATTTATATGGAGAACGTATAACAACTTCGATGATATGACGTCTTACATAAAGTCATGAACCAACTTATTTAGAAATAATGTAACAACTTAAATACTAGGAAGGTAAATAATAGTCAAAATCCAAGAATGAGtcataaatatattaaataataaAAACTTGGCAATTCTAGGACAAACACAACATTGCTAGAGTCATTGCATTAGCGCAAAAAACACAACAAGTGACCAAACAGGGGCAAATAATATTCAAAATCCTAGAATGAATCCTAAATAACATAAACTTGCCAATTGCAGGGCAAAACATTGTAGAACCATTGTAGAAACCTCTAACATCACCAAGATAACAACTTGGGGACAGAAAGGTTGACAAAAAATGCATCGTCATGAAACTTGGTCATTGGAAGGTCTTCTCCCTCTCCACCTTCTCTGACGACTTGTTGAAGCCGTCATAGTCTTGGTTCTTCACTCCACGCCCTCAACGCTGAGCTCGTCGGAGCGCTCTAAGTCGTGGCCCTCCCTGCCACCGAGTGTAACACCCTCAACGTTAAGCCAATTACCGCATAAACAtgacatgagcatcatctttaCCTTTGAGTGAATGAATTGGGTGTTACTTTAAACTTGCTGATCATATGAGATAATAGGCAAACACATAGTAAGTGCATGTACAGTAGCTTGTTATTATTCCTTAAATGACTTTGGTCTTAAAGATAGTTTTACATTACTTTAAGCTTGCTTGTTAGTAGCTTTTTTCTTTAATAAAAGCTCACTAGGGGAAAGCCCCTCCGGTTTTCCTTAAAAAAACATATCACCAAATCAGTTGCGATAGAAGATATATAATTCTATACTATTTTTCTAAGAACtatttgtttttgcagaaaatggatttaaattatatatatatatatatttgatgaaaataaaaaatattcagGAAATCCTATCGGTTCTGCTCGCATAAAGCCCCAACAGCCAACATACACATGGGCCAACACTTTCCACCCATTTGTACATAATAACACATGGGCCATGCCTCCAAAGATTAAGCCCAGTCCATTCCAGTTTCCAAGTAGTAGATCACATTTTCCAGTTTCCGAGCGACCGGCACTTCCACTCGCGCCCAGTGCGTCCGAGCGAGCGGCTGACGCCGGCCAGCGCTCGCTACCTGCCCATGGCCGCCGCGGGAGCGGCCAAGGTcaccgcggcggcggcagcctcCGCAGTGTTCCGTAGCAACCAGGAGCTCACCCGCCTCGCGCGGTCGGGCCAGCTGGCGGCGGCGCGCCGCCTGTTCGACTCTATGCCCCGCCGCAACACCGTCACCTACAACTCCATGCTCTCCGCGCTCGCGCGCCACGGGCGGATCGACGAGGCCCGGGCGCTCTTCGACGGGATGCCCAGCAGGAACGCCGTCTCCTGGAACGCGATGATCGCTGCGCTCTCGGACCACGGCCGCGTCGCGGACGCCCGGGGCCTGTTCGATAGGATGCCTAGCCGGGACGACTTCTCGTGGACGGTGATGGTCTCCTGCTACGCGCGCGCGGGGGAGCTCGAGCTCGCCCGGGACGTGCTGGACCGAATGCCTGGCGACAAGTGCACGGCCTGCTACAATGCCATGATCTCCGGGTACGCCAAGAACGGCAGGTTCGATGATGCGGTGAAGCTGCTGCGGGAGATGCCGGCCCCGGACCTTTTTTCATGGAACTCCGCGCTGGCAGGGCTCACTCAGAGTGGGCAAATGGTACGGGCAGTGCAGTTCTTCGACGAGATGGTGGAGAAGGACATGGTGTCCTGGAATTTGATGCTGGAGGGTTTTGTGCGAGCTGGAGATTTGGATGCGGCTGCTAGCTTCTTTGGAAGGATTGAATCACCTAATGTCGTCTCTTGGGTGACC from Sorghum bicolor cultivar BTx623 chromosome 8, Sorghum_bicolor_NCBIv3, whole genome shotgun sequence encodes:
- the LOC110429678 gene encoding serine/threonine-protein kinase 38-like, which gives rise to MDSARSWLQKLQPRDKDRERGAKAPASASPNGGGGGSARMAAAAAGEEEALSSATKQKVAAAKQYIENHYKSQMKSLQERKERRWMLERKLADADVSQEEQNNILKDLEKKETEYMRLRRHKMGVDDFELLTIIGRGAFGEVRLCREKATSNVYAMKKLKKSEMLRRGQVEHVRAERNLLAEVDSAYIVKLYCSFQDDEFLYLIMEYLPGGDMMTLLMRKDTLTEDESKFYVAETILAIESIHKHSYIHRDIKPDNLLLDRSGHLKLSDFGLCKPLDSSSFPNLSDLDYAAGKSTNPSSDGDKQSSNSTAPRRTQQEQLLHWQKNRRMLAYSTVGTPDYIAPEVLLKKGYGMECDWWSLGAIMFEMLVGYPPFYSEDPMSTCRKIVNWRSHLKFPEEARLSLEAKDLISKLLCNVDQRLGTKGAHEIKAHPWFGGVEWEKLYQMEAAFIPEVNDELDTQNFEKFEETAPSMQTSSKAGPWRKMLSSKDVNFVGYTYKNFEIVNDPELPGIAELKKKNNKPKRPTIKSLFETADCDDQPSDGGFLNLLPTQLELPESLEPSPHSSISSEDSQARNR